The Marinomonas profundi DNA segment TATTGATGCTTTCGAGGCTTTCTTTATCACGTGTGATGTTGATTGGCGCCGAGGTGCGTGTTTCGACTCCCGTTAATAAGGCGTCGTCGAAGGCAAAGCCTTTGATTTTCTTATTAAAGGCAGGAATGGCCTCGCGGATCGCTTCGATACAAAAATCGGGTAAGGCATCCGCTAGGTTGGTGAGTTTAATGCCGGGTTTGAAAGACGGCTCCACCGTGCCGAGCTTTGCTGGTGTTTCGTTTCTTAAAAACGCCCCAACGGTTTGCGCCGGTGCATCGTAGTTGCTGCCACCCAATTCATAAGCCAAGCTTTCTAATTTGCGTTGAAACTCAATGCCCGCCAGTGGCCCACCGGGATAATCGGTAGGATCGATCCCCACCACAATGGCGCTGTTGGCATTACGCTCGTTACGAGAATATTGGCTCATACCATTGGTGACCACACGATGTTCTTCCGATGTAGCGGCCACCACGGTGCCGCCTGGGCACATGCAGAAGCTGTAAACGGAACGGCCATTTTTACAATGGTGAACCAGCTTATAATCCGCTGCGCCAAGAATCTCGTTGCCCGCGTTCGGGCCAAAGCGCGCTTTATCGATGGCAGATTGCTCGTGCTCAATGCGAAAGCCCACCGAGAAAGGCTTGGCTTCAATATAAACGCCTTTGCCATGCAGCATTTCAAAGGTGTCACGGGCACTGTGACCAATGGCGAAGGCAATGTGTTTGGAATGCAGTTGCTCGCCATCGGCAAGGGTAACGCCGGTGACTTGACCGTCTTCAATATGCAAATCATCGACGCGGCAGCTGAAACGAATCTCGCCGCCTAGCTCAATTATTTGCGCGCGCATTTTTTCGACCATGGCCACCAGTTTGAAAGTACCGATATGCGGCTTGCTGACGTAAAGAATTTCGTCTGGCGCGCCAGCGGCAACAAATTCATTAAGCACTTTTCGACTGTATTGCTTTGGGTCTTTTACTTGGCTGTAAAGTTTACCGTCAGAGAAGGTTCCCGCGCCGCCTTCGCCAAATTGTACGTTGGATTCGGTATTAAGGACTTTCTTACGCCAAAAGCCAAAGGTATCTTTGGTACGTTCGCGCACCTCTTTTCCGCGTTCAAGCACAATGGGCTTATAACCCATTTGTGCCAA contains these protein-coding regions:
- a CDS encoding NAD(P)/FAD-dependent oxidoreductase; the protein is MIRLSNIQLPLDHDASALENAILSLLDISAEQLVRFNLFRRGYDARKKTNIVLIYTLDVETTCNDALLSQFADHQQIKVTPDLHYHPVAQAPVTLTERPIVIGFGPCGLLAALVLAQMGYKPIVLERGKEVRERTKDTFGFWRKKVLNTESNVQFGEGGAGTFSDGKLYSQVKDPKQYSRKVLNEFVAAGAPDEILYVSKPHIGTFKLVAMVEKMRAQIIELGGEIRFSCRVDDLHIEDGQVTGVTLADGEQLHSKHIAFAIGHSARDTFEMLHGKGVYIEAKPFSVGFRIEHEQSAIDKARFGPNAGNEILGAADYKLVHHCKNGRSVYSFCMCPGGTVVAATSEEHRVVTNGMSQYSRNERNANSAIVVGIDPTDYPGGPLAGIEFQRKLESLAYELGGSNYDAPAQTVGAFLRNETPAKLGTVEPSFKPGIKLTNLADALPDFCIEAIREAIPAFNKKIKGFAFDDALLTGVETRTSAPINITRDKESLESINTKGLYPAGEGAGYAGGIMSAAIDGIKIAEAMALSINTK